Genomic segment of Candidatus Coatesbacteria bacterium:
GCCGTCATCGGCGGGATCGCCGTCGGACTGGGCCTCCTCCTGGCCCTGGCCGACCGCTTCCTGGCCGAATACGGCGAGTGCGAGCTGATCCTCAACGAGGACAAGGAGTTGACCGTCAAAGGCGGCAACTCCCTGCTCTACACCTTGTTCGAGAAGAAGTACTTCATCCCCTCGGCCTGCGGCGGCAAGGGCACCTGCGCCTACTGCAAGCTCAAGGTCCCCGCCGGCGGCGGACCCGTGCTGCCCACCGAGCGCCTGGCCCTCACCGACGAGGAGATCGCCGAGGGCTGGCGCCTGTCCTGCCAGGTCAAAGTGCGCAACGATATGCAGGTCTGGATCCCGCCCGAATACTTCGCCATCGGCGAGTACGAGGCCGTCGTCGAACGCAGCGTTCCCGTGACCGACAACATCCGCGAGCTGACCTTCCGCCTGACCGACCCCTCACGGATCAGCTTCCGCGCCGGCCAGTACGTCCAGGTCCAGGCCCCGGAACCCGAGAGCGGCGAGCCCATCTACCGCGCCTACTCGATGTCCAGCATGCCGACCATCAAGGACCGCA
This window contains:
- a CDS encoding 2Fe-2S iron-sulfur cluster binding domain-containing protein, with protein sequence AVIGGIAVGLGLLLALADRFLAEYGECELILNEDKELTVKGGNSLLYTLFEKKYFIPSACGGKGTCAYCKLKVPAGGGPVLPTERLALTDEEIAEGWRLSCQVKVRNDMQVWIPPEYFAIGEYEAVVERSVPVTDNIRELTFRLTDPSRISFRAGQYVQVQAPEPESGEPIYRAYSMSSMPTIKDRISLNVRLEPGGIASTYLHNLSEGDEVKFSGPYGDFLFAHSGRDVTCLATGVGLAPFRSLVPQILQEADDVAVHLFFGARRQQDIYGLEDIEDWKHNERFHYIPILSGEEEQDWGGEWGRLDFVFFDKYFAEHQDDEYYLCGAPPVVNGLTAKLLERGVPENRIHFDKFG